One Sphingomonas endolithica genomic window, CGCTCGTCGTCGACCAGCAGCAGGTGTGGCGTGTCTCCCATCGGTGTCGGGCTTAGCATGATCCTGTCCTACTGGAAGGTCCGGGCGAGCAGGGTGCTCGCCCGGCAACGCGGTCACTCGCCGGCGTCTTCCGGCGGGGGCGGGGGCATGTCGCCACCCGGGCCGCCGGTGCCACGACCGGGGCCGCGCATCGCATCGATCTCGGCGCTGTCGATCACGCCGTCGCGATTGGTGTCCATGCGATCGAAGCGCTGATCGGCCTGGGCGCGCATCTCGTCGCGGCTGACCTTGCCGTCGCGGTTGGTATCGGCATGGCGCAGCATCATGCCGCCCATCTCGCCGCGGCCACGCATGCCGGGCCCGCGCGGACGCACCTCTTCGCCGGTCAGCCTGCCATCCTTATTGGCATCCTGCGCCTTGAAGTGCGCGGATTCGGTGGCGGTGATCTCGGCGAACGAGATCATGCCGTCCTTGTTCGTGTCCTCGCGCAGCAATTTCTCGCCGCGGGGGCCGGTGTCGATCTCGGCA contains:
- a CDS encoding EF-hand domain-containing protein, with translation MNKKLLIAAALATAAVGGIAVAADTLIGPRGPMAADTNKDGIVSRAEFFTAAQARFASRDSNGDRKLSGAEIDTGPRGEKLLREDTNKDGMISFAEITATESAHFKAQDANKDGRLTGEEVRPRGPGMRGRGEMGGMMLRHADTNRDGKVSRDEMRAQADQRFDRMDTNRDGVIDSAEIDAMRGPGRGTGGPGGDMPPPPPEDAGE